Below is a genomic region from Billgrantia tianxiuensis.
TTGTCGTGCAGCCAGTTGGACACCTTGCCGCCGGGCACCCGCTTGACGGTGATCGAGAAGCTGTAGGGGACAGACGGAGAACTGGAGATGGTGTAGGAGCGCATGATCGGCTCGCCTTCGATCTCCAGCTCCAGGGTCACGAACTGCCCCGGCTTGAAGAAATACAGCACCGGCTGCTCGGCCATGAAGCAGAAGGTGCGAACGTCCCAGGTCTCCTGGATCACCTTGACACAGCGCACCAAGTGGCGGCCGTTGGTCCAGGTCTGGGTCGTGACGGGGTTGAGAAAGTTCATGGTCATGTCGTGTCGCCTGGCATTGATCAGCGTGGAAGGCTCCGACTGCGGAACACCGCCTGCCGTTGAACGAATTTTGCGCCAGGCGACAAGGCCCCGACTTGCCTGACTGCGACACGGACATGCCCATGACTCCCATCAGATATGTCTTTCCTCCTTCCGCGCGTCGCGCCTGCATTCATGCTTGTCGTCGGCAGACAACTGGGCATTCAGCGCCTGATCCACACTCGCCCTACTCGTATCCGGCACCCTACACAATCACAATGCCGAACCCTTGGCGACACCCAACAACTCGACCGATGCCGCAGCCGCGGCCAGCTATGAGGATGTATTCCCATGGATCCGATCTCACCCACTTCCCTGGACGACCCCCTGGACCCGGCGCGGCAAGCCGTCTCCGCGATGCTCGCCGAACGCGAGCGCAACTTCTCGCTGCCCCAGCCCTTCTACAACGATGCCCGGCTGTTCGCCCTGGACATGCAGGAGATCTTCGGCAAGGAGTGGCTGTTCGCCGGCATGACCTGCGAGATCCCCGCCAAGGGCAACTACATGACCCTGCAGGTCGGCGACAACCCGGTGATCCTGGTACGCGGCGACGGCGGTACCATCCATGCCTTCCATAACGTCTGCCGCCATCGCGGCTCGCGGCTGTGCGTCAGCGACAAGGGCAAGGTGGCCAAGCTGGTCTGCCCCTACCATCAGTGGACCTACGAGCTCGACGGCCGCCTGCTGTTCGCCGGCAGCGACATGGGCGAGAACTTCGACCTTTCCGCCTACGGCCTCAAGCCGGTCCACGTGCGCACCGGCGGCGGCTTCATCTTCATCAGCCTGGCCGAGCAGCCGCCTGCCGCCATCGACGACTTCCTGATCACCCTGGAGCACTATCTCGAGCCCTACGAGATGGGCAACCTCAAGGTCGCGGTGGAGTCGAACATCGTCGAGCAGGCCAACTGGAAGCTGGTGATCGAGAACAATCGCGAGTGCTACCACTGCAACGGCTCCCACCCGGAGCTGCTCAACTCGCTGCAGGAGTTCGACGATACCGACGATCCCCGCGCCACGCCCGCCTACAAGGCACTGGTGGCGAAGAAGCAGTCCGACTGGGACGAGCAGCAGGTTCCCTGGCAGCTCAAGCGCTTCGGCAAGCGCAACCGGCTGACCCGCACCCCGCTGCTGGATGGCGTGGTCTCGATGACGATGGACGGCAAGCCGGCCTGCCGCAAGCTGATGGGCCGCCTGACCAGCCCCGACATGGGCTCGCTGCGCATCCTGCACCTGCCCAACTCCTGGAACCACTTCATGGGCGATCACTCCATCGTATTCCGCGTGCTGCCGCTGGGGCCGCAGGAAACGCTGGTGACCACCAAATGGCTGGTGCACAAGGATGCGGTGGAGGGCGTCGACTACAACCCCGATGAAATGCGTCGGGTGTGGGACGCCACCAACGCCCAGGACAAGCGCCTGGCCGAGGAGAACCAGCGCGGCATCAATTCCAAGGCCTACCAGCCCGGCCCCTACTCGGAGACCTACGAGTTCGGCGTGATCGACTTCATCGACTGGTACAGCGAGCGGATGCAGGAGAACCTCGGGAACAGCGCTCCCCACCTGCAGTTGGTGAGGGGCTAAGCACACCACTCCTCGTGATGTGAAAGAAATCGCCCCCGGCCAAGGCCGGGGGCGATTCGCTTCACTCGGGTTCGATTGGAGATCAGACGCTAACAGCGCTGCGGGCTTGTGCCGGTGACTAGTCGACGACCGGCCGCAGGTGGTTCATCAGCGCCTCGCGCACCTCGGGCAGCATGACGCCGGCCTGGGCTTCCAGCTCGGCGACCAGCGCCGCCAGACCGGGCACTCCCGTCTCGGCTTGCCGCTGGGCGGCAAGCCGAGCACAGGTATCGGGGTCGGCATCGGTAGGCAGGTCGATGCCCAGCGCCGCCAGGCGCTGACGGAAGTCCTCCGCATCGATCAAGTCGGCGTACATCATCTCTTTCACCTCCCGCTGCCGTTACCGTCGTTTGCTCCTGTAGATTACCCGTTCGGGCGTCCGGCAGCCACGCTGCCGTGCGAGTCGACACCCCGAAAAGACTCGCCGCGACGCCTTCAGCGCGCCGCGGCCAGCTCGGGTTCCTCCTTACACAGCCATGCCTTCTTACGCGGCGACGCTGCCATGCGGGTCGATGACGAATTTCTTGGCCGCACCGCCGTCGAAATCGGCATATCCCTGCGGTGCCTGATCCAGCGAGATCATCTGCACGTTGACCGCATCGGCGATCTTGATCTTGTTGAACAGGATCGCCTGCATCAGCGGACGGTGGTACTTCATCACCGGGCACTGTCCAGTATGGAAGGAGTGGGACTTGGCCCAGCCAAGGCCGAAGCGCATGCTCAGAGCACCCTGCTTGGCGGCATCGTCGACGGCACCGGGGTCTTCGGTCACGTAGAGGCCCGGAATGCCGATCTGGCCGCCGGCCCGGGTCATCTGCATCGCCGAGTTGAGCACGGTGGCAGGCGCCTCCTTGTCGTGATTGCAGCCGCAGGCGTGGGCCTCGAAGCCGACGCAGTCGACGAAGCAGTCGACCTCGCGCTCGCCGAGAATCGCCTCGAGCCGGTCGGCCATGTCACCGTCCTGGGTCAGGTCGATGGTTTCGCAGCCGAAGCTGCGGGCCTGGGCCAGGCGCTCCTCGATCATGTCGCCGACGATCACGCAGGCCGCCCCCAGCAGCTGGGCCGAGGCCGCCGCCGCCAGTCCCACCGGGCCGGCCCCGGCGATATAAACGGTGCTGCCCGGTCCAACGCCGGCCGTCACGCAGCCGTGGAAGCCGGTGGGGAAGATGTCGGAGAGCAGGGTCAGGTCGCGGATCTTCTCCATGGCCTGGTCGGTGTCGGGGAACTTCAGCAGGTTGAAGTCGGCGTAGGGCACCATGACGTATTCCGTCTGGCCACCGACCCAGCCACCCATGTCGACGTAACCGTAAGCGGCACCGGGGCGTGCCGGGTTGACGTTGAGACAGATACCGGTCTTGCCTTCCTTGCAGTTGCGGCAGCGTCCGCAGGCAATGTTGAAGGGCACCGAGACCAGGTCGCCCGGCTTGATGAATTCCACATCGCGCCCGCACTCGATCACCAGGCCGGTGATCTCGTGGCCCAGCACCAGGCCGGACGGCGCGGTGGTGCGGCCGCGCACCATGTGCTGGTCGCTGCCGCAAATATTGGTAGTGACGACCTTCAGGATCACACCGTGGTCGCATTTGCGATTGCCGAGGGCGAGTTCCGGATAGGGAATGGATTCGACGTCGACCTTACCCGGGCCCTTGTAGACGACTCCTCGGTTGGCTTGGCTCATGT
It encodes:
- a CDS encoding aromatic ring-hydroxylating oxygenase subunit alpha, coding for MDPISPTSLDDPLDPARQAVSAMLAERERNFSLPQPFYNDARLFALDMQEIFGKEWLFAGMTCEIPAKGNYMTLQVGDNPVILVRGDGGTIHAFHNVCRHRGSRLCVSDKGKVAKLVCPYHQWTYELDGRLLFAGSDMGENFDLSAYGLKPVHVRTGGGFIFISLAEQPPAAIDDFLITLEHYLEPYEMGNLKVAVESNIVEQANWKLVIENNRECYHCNGSHPELLNSLQEFDDTDDPRATPAYKALVAKKQSDWDEQQVPWQLKRFGKRNRLTRTPLLDGVVSMTMDGKPACRKLMGRLTSPDMGSLRILHLPNSWNHFMGDHSIVFRVLPLGPQETLVTTKWLVHKDAVEGVDYNPDEMRRVWDATNAQDKRLAEENQRGINSKAYQPGPYSETYEFGVIDFIDWYSERMQENLGNSAPHLQLVRG
- the fdhA gene encoding formaldehyde dehydrogenase, glutathione-independent yields the protein MSQANRGVVYKGPGKVDVESIPYPELALGNRKCDHGVILKVVTTNICGSDQHMVRGRTTAPSGLVLGHEITGLVIECGRDVEFIKPGDLVSVPFNIACGRCRNCKEGKTGICLNVNPARPGAAYGYVDMGGWVGGQTEYVMVPYADFNLLKFPDTDQAMEKIRDLTLLSDIFPTGFHGCVTAGVGPGSTVYIAGAGPVGLAAAASAQLLGAACVIVGDMIEERLAQARSFGCETIDLTQDGDMADRLEAILGEREVDCFVDCVGFEAHACGCNHDKEAPATVLNSAMQMTRAGGQIGIPGLYVTEDPGAVDDAAKQGALSMRFGLGWAKSHSFHTGQCPVMKYHRPLMQAILFNKIKIADAVNVQMISLDQAPQGYADFDGGAAKKFVIDPHGSVAA